In Rhodopirellula islandica, the sequence TCCAAGATCAGGAACTTGTCCATCGTCTGAAAATAAGGCTGGCGAGCAAGGTACGCGTCTGGACCGTGTCCGTCGCCGGCTCGATTTCGAAACGACAGGGAGTGCAAACGACTGCCAATCGCACCGGAGTTCATCAGCTGTTTCATCTCGCGATACCAAGGTTGGAATCGAAAGTTTTCGTGGACCATGAAGCGAATGCCTCTCTGCTCGGTCAACGTGACCAATTCGCGGGCCTCCTGCACGGTTGGTGCAAGCGGTTTTTGGCAAATGATGGCGTGGCCACGCTGGGAAATCTCGTCGACCAACCGCAGATGGGTGTCGGGTCGAGTGATGATGTCCACGAAGTCGACCTCGTGCCGGTCCAGCATCCGCTGGTAGTCCGCGTAGGCCGATGCAATGCCGTTTGCCTGAGCAACTTCATTCGCTTTGTCGATCTCCACGTCGCAGCAGGCAACGATTTCAACGTCGCTCATCCGGTTCCAAGCGTCGTAGTGAAACTGGCTGAAGTAACCGGCACCAATCACGGCGCCCCGGTAGGTTCGTTCCGTTGGTTGGGCAGTCATGCGGCGGCTCCTGTTACTCGCGAAGCAGCATCCAGCTCTTCCGCGATGGACCGGTCCGGCGAGATGCGGAACCACAGAAAGATTGCCACCACATTCAGTGCTGCGGCCGAGTAGAAGAACGGCTCATGAGCATGGAAGTGGGCGACCAAGTACGGGAAGGACAACGACGTCGCGAAGGCACCCAGGTTGCCGATCATGTTCATGGCTCCGCTGACCGCGCCGGCACTTTTTCCGCCGATGTCCATGCAGGTTGACCAAGAAGGGCTGAGAATCATGTCACTGCCAAAGATCGCGATGCACATGCAAATGACAGCGGACATGGGCGTGGTCATGTTCACACACAAGCTCATCCCAATGGCACCCAGTGCAAACCCGATCGCAGCCGGTAGGCGTCGAGAAAGTTTCCATTGGCCGCGGCTGTAGAGCCGATCGACAGTGAAGCCCGCCATCCAGTTGCCGACAACCCCGCACAACAAGGGGGCGGCGGCGTACCAGCCCGTTTGTTCGCTGGTCAGTGAGTATTGTTCTTTCAGGTAGGGGAAAAACCAACTGACGGTGAAGAAGAACGTGAAGTTGTGGGCGACGTACTGGAACATCAGCATCAACATGTTGGTGGATCGCAACATCTGAAGGAACTTGATGGGCGTTTCCTCAACGTGTTCCAGCTGAGCCGCTCGTTTCGGATTGCGTGACTGCATGATGTGCGTGGCCTCGGATTCCGACACGGCGAAATGATCTTCCGGCAGGTCACGAAAGAGCGTGTACCACAGAATCGCAAACAGGATCCCGATCACCCCAAAGAACCAAAACGTTTGTTGCCACCCGCCCAGTGCACCGATCAGCCAGACCACGCCCGGCATCGCCAGGGCAGCCCCCAGACGTCCGCCCGAAAAGCTGATCGAATTGGTGATTCCACGTTCGTTCATCGGCAACCAAGACGTGAAGGCGCGAGCCAGGGTGGGGTAACCACCGGCTTCCCCCATCCCGAAGAGGAACCGCAGGCCAACCATGGCTGACAAGCCGCGAACGACTCCCGTGAGGATGGTGAATGCGGACCATATCAAGCACACAACGGCCATGACTTTCCGAGGACCAAAGCGATCGGCCAACTTTCCGCTGGGAACTTGGAACAGGGCGTAGCCAAGTGCGAAGGCGGACATGACCCAACCCATCTGTTGATCGGAAAAACCGAGGTCGGTTGCCATGTCCTCTTTGGCAGCTGAGATGCACGCTCGATCCACCCACATCAGCACGGACAACAAGAACGCGCCGAGGATCAGCAAGAAGCGTGTGGGCATGGGGGATGTCCGTGGGATGAGAAAGAGAATGCGCTCGTGATTGAATCAATTCAAGGCGAACTTCAGACGGGCGTCGTTTCACCCTGGAGTCGTCGACTCAGGTGAGCTGCGATTTTGTCCGTGATCTCGACCGTCGAAAGTTGGCCGCCCATGTCCGCGGTCCGCTGCGTTGGGTCAGACAAAACGTCCGAGATGGCACCGTTCAAAGCGTCCGCTGCGCGGCGTGTTTCAGCGTGACCCAGCCACTCCAACATCATTGCGGTCGACAGGTGCATCGCAATTGGATTGGCGATCGATTGCCCGGCGATATCGGGGGCCGAACCATGCGAAGGTTGAAAGACCGCTGCGTTGTCACCCAAGTCGCCCGAAGGCGCCATTCCCATTCCACCGACCAGACCGGCGGCCAGGTCAGAGAGGATGTCGCCGAACATGTTTTCCGTGACCATGACATCGAAGTCTTGTGGGCGACGGACCAAGAACAATGCAGCTGCATCGACATAAACATGATCGGCTTTGATGTCCGGGAACTCCTTGGCGACTTCGTCAAACACGTGACGAAAATAAACCATTGAGGAAAGCACGTTGGCCTTGTCGATCAAGGTGACCGTCTTCTTGCCGTTTCGGCGACGAGCGGTTTGGAATGCCAAGCGGCAAACCCGTTCCGATGCCGATCGGCTGATCCGGAGCAAGTTGGTCGCTTCATCCGCGTCCAGATCCGCAATCGCATCACGTCCATAGAACAACCCTTCGGTGCTCTCGCGAACCAGCACAAAGTCGATGTCACCGGGGCCTTGGCCCTTCAACGGGGTGTCGTCTTCGTGAAAGAGGCGAATTGGGCGGACACCACCGTACAACTGCAAACGCTCGCGAAGGTCCAATTGAGGTGCGATCTCTTTGCCATTGGGGTAGCGAACGTTAGGCAATCCCATCGCGCCGAGTAACACCGCATCGGATGCCAGGCAGGCATCGAATGCCGACTGAGGCAGTGCTTCCCCGGATCGCTGATACTCGCCAACGCCGACGCTGTGATGGTCGAGTTCGAAGGCGACTCCGTTCAAATTCGATTGCATGATTTCAAGCAACCGAACCGATTGGTCACAAACTTCGGGGCCGATGCCATCGCCACCTAAGATGACGAGATGAAAGGATTGGGTCATGGGGGATGGTGCGAGAAAGAATGGGCGACTGGGAAATCAAAAAGCATGGCGAATCAAACACAACACTCACCAATGTTCGAATCGCGATTGCGACTGCGAACGGCCGAGAACGACTGAATGCACTCCGTCGCTTCTCTTCAACGGCCAACATTACACCACAGTGTGGTGGGTTTCGACAGAGGATGACCAACATTCTTGCGGTGCGCTCTATACACTCACTGCCTGGAAAGAATGATTTCGCATTTGCAATAAGGAACTGATGTGTCGACTCGAAAACAACTCCTTGTGGCTGGGGTGATCTTCACCGGTCTCTTGTCCGTGATGATTCCCACCGTCTCTGCCGAACGACCACGACTGGCTGTGTTGACTGACATTGGCGGCGATCCCGATGACACGCAATCGTTGGTTCGCTTGTTGGTTTATTCCAACGAGTTTGAGATCGAAGCGTTGATCGCCAGTGCGTCAGGGACACGAGGTGAACTGAAGGAATCGATCACTCGGCCTGACCTGATTCATGAACTCATCGATGCCTACGAACATGTTCGGCCGAATTTGCAACAACACGCCAAAGGTTGGCCGGAGGCGGATGCACTTCGCGGCGTCGTCGTGTCAGGCAATCCGAATCGGGAACGCCCTCACATCGGTGAGGGACATGACACCGATGGATCACGTTTGTTGATCAAACGGATTGATGCGGGGTCGGTGGAGTCGCCCCTTTGCATCACCGTCTGGGGTGGGCAAACTGATCTGGCTCAGGCCCTTGACCGAGTCCAAGCGACACGCGGTCCGGATGGATTCGCAGCGTTTGTTCGCAAGTTCTCTGTCTATGACATCGCCGACCAGGACGGCATTGCCAATTGGATGCGAAAGCAATTTCCGGGGATGCACTATGTGCTATCCACAGCGGCACCGAACGCCGACAAACGCACCGCGAATTTTCGTGGGATGTATTTGACGGGTGATGAAAGCCTGACCGGACGAAATTGGATTGAAGCCAATGTTCGAAGCAAGGGACCACTGGGAGCGTTGTATCCCACCAAGACTTGGACGGCACCCAATCCGCACGGTTGCCTGAAGGAAGGTGACACGCCTTCGTGGTTTTTCTTCCTGCCGAAAGGCGGGAATGATCCCAAAGACCCAAGCCAACCTGGTTGGGGCGGGGAGTTCACGAAGCAAGACGACGGATGGTACCGAGACCGAACGGCCACCACGAACTACGATCCTCGCACATCGGTCAGCCGTTGGCGTCCCGAATTTCAAGCGGACTTTGCTAAACGCATGCAGTGGTGTTTGCCTGCCACCGAGTGACGCATCCGCGCGACCTGCCCCGTCCAGTTCACGTCAGGTGATCTGATAGGCCTCAGCCAGTTTTGCAAAGGATGCGACTTGTTCCGCGATCCACGCTTCATCACGATGCATCTCAGTGGCCATCAGCTTGGCAACCGTCTCTGAGATCTGGACCGTTGCTTTGGAGTTCAAAAACAGGCATCGGGTTCGGCGAGCCAGCACATCTTCGACCGCCCTTGCCATCTCGTTCCGGACCGCCCAGATCACTTCGCCACCGGTGATGGAGAGGTCCGTGTGCAACTTCTGGCTCCACTCGGGTTTCTCTTGTTCCAGTCGTTCGATCTCGGGCAGGTCCGATCCGTAGTGCCCTCGCCCCGCACCGGCGACGGTGTTGGTCGATCCCGAGTTTGGATCGTAGCCATGCAGGTGAAGTGTTTCCGTTTGGCAGCCAGTCGCGGTGAGCGGAGTGGCTGAATTTTTCGTCGAGGCAATCGTTCGATCGACGCAGTCCTCAGCCATCTTGCGGACCGTCGTCCATTTGCCACCGGTGATCGTGATCAGCTTGGAATCGGAGATGCGAATGGTGTGATCGCGAGACAGCGACGCGGTTCGTGATGACTTGTCGCCTTTGACCAGTGGTCGAATCCCGGTGAACACGCTGAGGACATCTTCACGCGCTGGTGCTTCGACCAAGTACTCCTTTGCAGTCTCCAGAAGAAATTCAATCTCTCCGGCTTGTGGTTTGGGTTCCAGCGACACGGTCTCAATCGCCGTGTCGGTGGTTCCGACCACCGCATGATTGTGCCAAGGGATGATGAACAGAACGCGACCGTCAGACGTTTTGGGAACGATCATCGCAATGTCGCCGGGGAAGAAGCGGCGAGGCAGAACGAGATGCACACCTTGGCTGGCCGCCAGCATCTTTTCAGCAGCCGGCTCGTCCATCGCTCGGACAGCATCACAGAACGGCCCCGCGGCATTGATCACTCGGCGTGCCCCGATCGATAGCGTGGCACCCGTTTCGCGGTCCTCGGCAAGCACACCGTTGATTTCACCCGCATCGTCTTTCGAGAGTCCCGTCACGGCAACGTAGTTCAACAGGCACGCCCCATGCTCCGCAGCGGTCCGAGCCATGCTGATGAGCAACCGCGTGTCATCGAACTGCCCGTCGTGATAGATCACGCCTCCGTTGGCTTTCTGCTTCTGCAAGGTCGGCACTCGCTGTGCGGCTTCCTGGGGACCAATCGCGTGAGACCGCCCGAAACGGTTTCCGGTCGCCAACCAGTCGTAAACTTTCAGGCCCGTTGCGTAATACATCCGTTCCATCAACGAACCACAGGGGATCAAAAACGGCATGTCATGCACCAGTTGTGGCGCGTTGTTGCGAAGCAGCGTGCGCTCCTTCAAGGCATCTCGCACCAACGTGATGTTGCCTTGTTGGAGGTAGCGGACGCCGCCATGTACCAGTTTGGTGCTGCGGCTGGACGTTCCCTTGCCGAAGTCAGCTTGTTCGAGCAGCAGGCAATCCAGACCACGCGTGGCAGCATCCATGGCGATTCCAACCCCCGTCGCACCGCCGCCAATGATGACAATGTCCCAGGGCTCGGAACGTTCGTTGAGCTGGGTCAGGGAATGTTCGCGTTGCATGTATGAACCGAAAGGAGCAAGAGAAGTTGAGCGAGATGAGACGCGTCCTGTCATCACAGGGCGAGCGAGAAGTCAGTCGGTCGCGGATTCGAGTTCTGCCCACTGCTTGGAACGCTCGAGCGCTTTGGCCCAGCGAATTCGGCGTCGCGACACCTCGTCGGCTGCCATTTGGGGCTCGAACACGCGGTCGGTTTCCCAGATTCGCTCGATGTCGGCGTAATCCTTCCAGAAACCGGTCGCGAGGCCGGCGACATAGGCCGCCCCAGCCGCCGTGGTTTCAATGATCTTGGGACGGACCACGCGAGCACCAATGATGTCAGCCTGGAATTGCATCAACAAGTCATTGGCGGCCGCTCCGCCATCGACTCGCAGTTCCTCGATCGCGACGCCGGAATCCTTCCGCATCGCGTCGAGCACATCTGCAACTTGGAAGGCAATGCCCTCCAGTGCGGCACGAGCGATGTGAGCCTTGGTGGTCCCGCGAGTCAGGCCAACCAAGATGCCGCGTGCGTAGGAATCCCAGTGTGGTGCGCCGAGACCGGCGAACGCTGGAACGAGGTACACGCCGTCGGTATCGTCCACGCTGGCAGCGAGCGATTCGACTTCGGAGGACGACTGGATGATCCCCAGTCCGTCTCGCAACCACTGCACAATCGCACCGGCGATGAAGATGCTGCCTTCGTAGGCGTACTCTCGTTTGTCGCCATCCCAGCAGGCAACGGTGGTCAACAAGCGCGAAGGAGAGGGGGACGGCGTGTCACCGATGTTCATCAACATGAAACATCCGGTGCCGTAAGTGTTCTTCGCCATGCCGGGCAGGGTGCAGTTCTGTCCCAGCAAAGCCGATTGCTGGTCGCCCGCCGCTCCACCCAGTGGAATGGATTTGCCAAACAGCGAGGGTTCCGTTTCACCGTACACGTGACTGGACGGGTGGACGCTGGGAAGAATGGCTTTGGGAATGTCAAACAATTCCAGCAACTCGTCGTCCCACTTCCCTGTGTGAATGTTCCACAGCATTGTTCGCGAGGCGTTGGTGACATCGGTGGCGTGGACGTTTCCGCCCGTCAACTTCCAAAACAACCAACTGTCGATGGTCCCAAATGCAAGCTCGCCCTTTTCGGCTCGCTCTTTGGCCCCAGAAACGTTCTCGAGAATCCAGTGCAGCTTCGTGGCGCAGAAATAGGCGTCGATGACCAATCCCGTCTTGTGCTGAACCAGTTCTGATCGGCCTGCTTCCCGCAACGCATCGCAATCGGGAGCCGTTCTTCGATCTTGCCACACGATGGCGTTGTGAATCGGTTCGCCGGTGGCGCGGTCCCACACCAGGGTGGTCTCGCGTTGATTGGTGATTCCAATGGCGTGCACGTCAGACGCGTCCATGTTGTGCTGTTGAAGCACCGTTTGAGCGACCGACAGTTGCGTCTCCCAAATTTCGTTCGCGTCGTGTTCCACCCAGCCCGGTTTGGGGTAGTGCTGTGTGAACTCTTGCTGGGTCATCCCGATGATCGATCCATCGTGTGCAAACAGGATCGCTCGAGAACTCGTTGTTCCTTGATCCAGTGCCAGAATTGCCTTCATCGAATGTCTCCGCCAAGTTGATTGATCGTCATGGTTGTCAAAATGCAGTCTGATTCTAGCGGAGTTGGCGACGGCACGTGCCGGTGAACAACGCTGCGTGAGCGTCCCTTGCAATGATCATCGGGAATCTCGCACCGCCCGTGTTGGAAGCGGCGCCAACGATCGCGGTAGTCGGCCGCGAACGGACCAATCTTGCTTCCAATGGCTGCGACGAACGACCATCCGATTTCATTGTCGCGGCAAGAATCAACCGCATTCGCGATCAGTTCGTGGCCCTTCCTCGCCCTCGGTTCGCTAGACTGAAGACTGGTTGTCGAATTCGCGGGCTCATGTGGACCGAGGTGTGACGATGTCGAAGATCCAGAGGATGGCAGAATCTCTTTTGCCAGAGGCTTGGTTTGTTCGCGTTCGCGATTCGTCGAAAAAGTGGATGATCCGGTGCCCGCATTGCCACCGCGAGCAGTCCGTGTGGGACGTGGGCGGAATCCGATGCGGGGCTGCATCGGTTGGGAAGCGGATCCAGGCACACTGTGATTACTGCGGGAACGTGACCGCGAGCATGCACTACCAAGACGAAGAATGAGGTCGGGTTCGGTACCGTTCCCTATTTCGCCGGTTGCCGTTTTCTGTTGACCAGGTCATTCGTTCGGACATCAATGAGCTTTTGAGTCAAGCGTTGTTTCATCTCCGCCACCACGGCGGCATGCTCGGGAGAGGACGCGAGGTTGGTGAACTGCTGCGGGTCAGATTGCATGTCGAACAGTTCGATCCCGCCCGACGCGTCTTCCTTGTACTGAATGAACGCCCAGCGATCTGTTCTCAAGAGGAACCCTTTCCTCATTGGCGCGACACAAAATGCCGCG encodes:
- a CDS encoding Gfo/Idh/MocA family protein → MTAQPTERTYRGAVIGAGYFSQFHYDAWNRMSDVEIVACCDVEIDKANEVAQANGIASAYADYQRMLDRHEVDFVDIITRPDTHLRLVDEISQRGHAIICQKPLAPTVQEARELVTLTEQRGIRFMVHENFRFQPWYREMKQLMNSGAIGSRLHSLSFRNRAGDGHGPDAYLARQPYFQTMDKFLILEAGIHTIDTFRYLGGEIDQAWCWHRKLNPVIAGEDTAVGVLRFHDGAMGLYDANRFNESTAKNPRYTFGEVLLEGDEGSIRLHDDGRLMIQPLGESEREHSYSPSQHGFAGDCVFATQRHFIDQLKNGQAFETDGASYLKSLAVQEAMYTSSQSGCWETPQE
- a CDS encoding MFS transporter, producing the protein MPTRFLLILGAFLLSVLMWVDRACISAAKEDMATDLGFSDQQMGWVMSAFALGYALFQVPSGKLADRFGPRKVMAVVCLIWSAFTILTGVVRGLSAMVGLRFLFGMGEAGGYPTLARAFTSWLPMNERGITNSISFSGGRLGAALAMPGVVWLIGALGGWQQTFWFFGVIGILFAILWYTLFRDLPEDHFAVSESEATHIMQSRNPKRAAQLEHVEETPIKFLQMLRSTNMLMLMFQYVAHNFTFFFTVSWFFPYLKEQYSLTSEQTGWYAAAPLLCGVVGNWMAGFTVDRLYSRGQWKLSRRLPAAIGFALGAIGMSLCVNMTTPMSAVICMCIAIFGSDMILSPSWSTCMDIGGKSAGAVSGAMNMIGNLGAFATSLSFPYLVAHFHAHEPFFYSAAALNVVAIFLWFRISPDRSIAEELDAASRVTGAAA
- a CDS encoding isocitrate/isopropylmalate dehydrogenase family protein; translation: MTQSFHLVILGGDGIGPEVCDQSVRLLEIMQSNLNGVAFELDHHSVGVGEYQRSGEALPQSAFDACLASDAVLLGAMGLPNVRYPNGKEIAPQLDLRERLQLYGGVRPIRLFHEDDTPLKGQGPGDIDFVLVRESTEGLFYGRDAIADLDADEATNLLRISRSASERVCRLAFQTARRRNGKKTVTLIDKANVLSSMVYFRHVFDEVAKEFPDIKADHVYVDAAALFLVRRPQDFDVMVTENMFGDILSDLAAGLVGGMGMAPSGDLGDNAAVFQPSHGSAPDIAGQSIANPIAMHLSTAMMLEWLGHAETRRAADALNGAISDVLSDPTQRTADMGGQLSTVEITDKIAAHLSRRLQGETTPV
- a CDS encoding DUF1593 domain-containing protein encodes the protein MSTRKQLLVAGVIFTGLLSVMIPTVSAERPRLAVLTDIGGDPDDTQSLVRLLVYSNEFEIEALIASASGTRGELKESITRPDLIHELIDAYEHVRPNLQQHAKGWPEADALRGVVVSGNPNRERPHIGEGHDTDGSRLLIKRIDAGSVESPLCITVWGGQTDLAQALDRVQATRGPDGFAAFVRKFSVYDIADQDGIANWMRKQFPGMHYVLSTAAPNADKRTANFRGMYLTGDESLTGRNWIEANVRSKGPLGALYPTKTWTAPNPHGCLKEGDTPSWFFFLPKGGNDPKDPSQPGWGGEFTKQDDGWYRDRTATTNYDPRTSVSRWRPEFQADFAKRMQWCLPATE
- a CDS encoding glycerol-3-phosphate dehydrogenase/oxidase, producing the protein MQREHSLTQLNERSEPWDIVIIGGGATGVGIAMDAATRGLDCLLLEQADFGKGTSSRSTKLVHGGVRYLQQGNITLVRDALKERTLLRNNAPQLVHDMPFLIPCGSLMERMYYATGLKVYDWLATGNRFGRSHAIGPQEAAQRVPTLQKQKANGGVIYHDGQFDDTRLLISMARTAAEHGACLLNYVAVTGLSKDDAGEINGVLAEDRETGATLSIGARRVINAAGPFCDAVRAMDEPAAEKMLAASQGVHLVLPRRFFPGDIAMIVPKTSDGRVLFIIPWHNHAVVGTTDTAIETVSLEPKPQAGEIEFLLETAKEYLVEAPAREDVLSVFTGIRPLVKGDKSSRTASLSRDHTIRISDSKLITITGGKWTTVRKMAEDCVDRTIASTKNSATPLTATGCQTETLHLHGYDPNSGSTNTVAGAGRGHYGSDLPEIERLEQEKPEWSQKLHTDLSITGGEVIWAVRNEMARAVEDVLARRTRCLFLNSKATVQISETVAKLMATEMHRDEAWIAEQVASFAKLAEAYQIT
- the glpK gene encoding glycerol kinase GlpK, which gives rise to MKAILALDQGTTSSRAILFAHDGSIIGMTQQEFTQHYPKPGWVEHDANEIWETQLSVAQTVLQQHNMDASDVHAIGITNQRETTLVWDRATGEPIHNAIVWQDRRTAPDCDALREAGRSELVQHKTGLVIDAYFCATKLHWILENVSGAKERAEKGELAFGTIDSWLFWKLTGGNVHATDVTNASRTMLWNIHTGKWDDELLELFDIPKAILPSVHPSSHVYGETEPSLFGKSIPLGGAAGDQQSALLGQNCTLPGMAKNTYGTGCFMLMNIGDTPSPSPSRLLTTVACWDGDKREYAYEGSIFIAGAIVQWLRDGLGIIQSSSEVESLAASVDDTDGVYLVPAFAGLGAPHWDSYARGILVGLTRGTTKAHIARAALEGIAFQVADVLDAMRKDSGVAIEELRVDGGAAANDLLMQFQADIIGARVVRPKIIETTAAGAAYVAGLATGFWKDYADIERIWETDRVFEPQMAADEVSRRRIRWAKALERSKQWAELESATD